The Roseomonas marmotae genome segment GTATTCTCATGCGGCGCCTTGGCACGCTCACCGACCCGCAGCTGCGTCCGCTTTTCGACATCGTGCGCGATGCTGATGTGGCTTTCACCAATCTCGAATGCCTTCCCAACGGCTATCGTGGCGATCCGGCGCTGGAGAGTGGCGGCTCGCATTTTGCCGCGCCGCCCTGGGTGATCGACGAACTGGTGGACGCAGGCTTCGATCTTTTCGCTACCGCGACAAACCATTGCCTGGATTACAGCATCTCCGGCCTCCTTGCGGCCAAGGAGGAGCTGGACCGGCGCGGCGTCCTCTATGCGGGCATCGGCCAGCATCTGGGCGAGGCGCGGATGCCCGTCTATCGTGAGCATCCGCATGGCACCGTCGCGATGCTCTCCTGCGCTTCCACCTTTGCAAAGGGGCAGGAAGCCTCGCCCCAGACCGCTGAGATGCAGGGCCGCCCCGGCCTCAATCCGCTGCGCTTCGACACCGTGCATCAGGTCACGCCCGCACAGCTCAGCGCCCTGCGGGGCGTCGCGGAGCAGCTTGGACTGGAGAAGCAGCGGCAGAGCAGGATCCAGCTCGGCTTCGGCTTCCCCCTCGACGACCCCGATGCCGTCGCACTGGGCGACATGGTCTTCAGCGCCTCCGACCAGGTGGCCCTGCGGACGAAGGCCCGGGCGAAGGATCTCGATGCCATCGCCCGCTGGATCCGTGAGGCGCGCCTCGTCTCCGATGTGGTGATGGTCAGCGTGCACGCGCATGAGCAGGGGGCCAGCAAGGAGGACCCGGCGGAATTCCTGGTGGCCTCCGCGCGGCAGATGATCGATGAAGGTGCCGACATGGTCGTCGGTCACGGCCCGCATCTCCTGCGCGGCATGGAAATCTACCGCGGCAAGCCGATCTTCTACAGCCTCGGCAACTTCATCGGGCAGAACGAACTGGTGGCCCGGCTGCCCATGGATTCCTATGAGCGCTTCCGCGCGGACCCCGCGCTGACGCCTGCCGCCGTCTACCGCAAGCGTACTGATGACGACCGCAAGGGCTTCCCATCCGACCGCCGCTTCTGGGAAACGGTGATGCCCGTCTGCATCTATGCGGAAGGGAAGCTGAGCAGTATCGATATCCATCCCGTCACGCTGGGTCTCGGCGAGGCACGGCATCTGCGGGGCCGCCCCCGCCTGGCCGAGGGTGAGGAAGCCCGGAGCATCCTGCGCCGCTTCGCGGCACTTTCCGCGCCCTTCGGCGTCACCATGGACATCGCCGGCGACAAGGCACGCGTCACCGTCGCCTGAGACGCCGCGGGCCCGCAGGCCCAAGAGATATAGAGGAGGATAAGTCATGATCCGCATCGCAAGGCCGCTCGCAGCGGCGGCGACCATCGCGCTGGCGCTCTCGGCGGGACCGGTGTCCGCCCAGAAGCTGACCCTGGCGACCAAGCTTCAACTCACCACCCTTGATCCGCATTTCTTCAACGGCTTTCCCACCGCTTCCGCGCATGCGCAGGTCTGGGAAGGTCTGGCGCAGATCAACGAGCGCCTGGAGCTGGAGCCGGCGCTCGCGGAATCCTGGAGCCTGATCGACAACCATACCTGGGAGTTCAAGCTGCGCCGCGACGTGCGGTTCCACGACGGCACGCCCTTCACGGCCGACGACGTGGTCGCGACCATCGCCCGCGTCCCGAATGTCCCGAACAGCCCGGCCCTCTTCACCTCCTTCATCCGCTCGGTGAAAGAGGTGGTGAAGGTCGATGACCACACCGTCCGCGTCATCACCAGCACTCCGGCGCCGACGCAGCCCTTCGATCTCGCGCGGATCTTCATCATCCCGGCGCGGGATGCCTCGGCCACGACCACGGACTTCAACGGCGGGCGGGTCAATGGCACCGGTCCCTACCGCTTCGTCCGCTGGGAGAACGGGACCTCCATGACCCTCTCCCGCAACGACGCCTGGTGGGAGGGCCGCGAGCCCTGGGAGCAGGTGGAACTGCGCACCATCGCGAGCGACGCTTCCCGCGTCGCGGCGCTGCTGGCGGGCGAAGTGGACGGCATCGACCTGGTCCCCACCGCGGACAAGAAGCGCATCTCCTCCGACAGCCGCTTCCGCTCCGTCAGCGGCACCGCCGGCGTCGTGCAGTACATCGCCCTGGACGCGGCGCGCGAGCAGAGCCCCTTCGTGAGCGCGGCGCCCGGCCAGCCGGCCCTGCGCGGCAATCCGCTGATGGACAAGCGCGTCCGCCGCGCCCTTTCCCTTTCCATCAACCGCGAGGCGCTGACGGAGCGGCTGATGGAAGGCTCCGCCACCCCCGCCAGCCAGTTCCTGCCGAGCGAGTTCGAGGGTACCAGCCCCAATCTGCGGCCCGATGCCTTCGATCCTGACCGCGCCAAGGCCCTGCTGCGCGAGGCCGGCTACCCGAACGGCTTCCGTCTGACCCTGCATTCCACCAATGACCGCTACCCCAAGGATGGCCAGATCGCCCAGGCCATCGGCCAGATGTGGACCCGTGCCGGCCTGAATGTGACGGTCGAGGGTGTTCCGGGCCAGGTCTTCTTCGCGGCGGCCACACGGCAGGAATACAGCGCCTTCTCCGCCCAGTATGGCGTCAATCAGGCCAGCGACGGGTTGCGGGCGGTGATCCACACCAATGACGCCCAGGCCGGCCTGGGCGCCGCGAACCGCACCCGGTTCAGCAACCCGCGGGTGGATGCCCTGGTGGTGGCGGCCCTGACCGAGATGGATACCGAGAAGCGCCGCCAGGCCGAGCACCAGGCCATTGAAGCCGCGATGGAGGAACAGGCCATCATCCCGCTCTTCCACCCGACCTGGGACTTCGCGGTGCGCAAGGGCCTGAATGTCGTCTCCCGCCCGGAGCGGCGCTTCAACGCCCTCATGGTGCGTCCGGCCGAGTGAGGCCAGGAGGCGGGAGCCTGCTCAGCGGCAGGCCCCGCCTTCCCGTGGCGCCACGCGGGCTTTCAACGGTTCCCGGCTTCCGGCCGCCACTCCTGCCGCGCCAATGCGGCCTGTAGCTTCCGGACCACACTGACCCAGTCGCCCGGCGCGGGCTGGCGGAACTGGCGCAGGCCGGGATACCAGGGGCTGTCCTCCCGCCCTTCCTGCCAGCGCCAGCAGGAATCATACCGGTTCAACAGCCAGACCGGCTGGCCCAGCCCGCCTGCGAGATGCAGCACGGCGGTATCGACGCTGATCACCAGATCCAGCGCCATGACCAGGGCGGCGGTATCCTCGAAGCCATCGCCGTCCATGGCGGGCCGCTCCAGCGGCAGCCGGGAGAGCGCGTCGGCGGCCGCGCCGCGCTGCAGGGATACGAAGCTGGCGCCGGTGAGATCGGCCAGCGGCTCCAGAAGGTGCAGGGGCATGGAGCGGCGCGCATCCGCCGCCATGCCGGGGCTGCCGGCCCAGGCCAGTCCGATCCTCGCGCCGGGGAGATGCGCCAGCCGCTCCCGCCATGACATGACCCGGGATGGCTCCGCGGCCAGATAAGGCACCACCGGGGCCGCCATACCCCTCAGGCGATGCGGCAGGCTGAGCAGGGGAGCGTGCCAGTCCAGGCGGGGCGGAGGCTCGTCCATGGCCTGGACGCCCGCGATACCGGGCAGCCGCTGCAACAGCCGGACCAGGGGGCGTTGCACCCGCAGCACCACATGGGTTTCCGGCGGAAAGCGCGTCGCGTAGCGGACGAATTGCAGCGTATCGCCCAATCCCTGTTCGGCCTGCAGCAGAATGCTCTGGCCACCCAGGTTCTCGCCTCGCCAGGGCTGTCCCGGCAGGCTCTGGGGCTCATGTATCCAGGGCGCCGCATTCCAGCGATGCTCGTAGGCGGCCCATCCTTCCTCGTCGCGGCCGGTTTGCAGCAGGGTAAAAGCGAGATTCACCTGTGCCTCCGCCAGGCCCGGTGCCAGTCGCAGCGCGTGCCGGAGGCTGGCCTCGGCCGCGGCGAAGGCCTTCCGGTTGCGCAGGGTATCGCCCAGGGAATTATGCGCGGCTGCCAGGTCCGGTTTCAGCGCCAGCGTCGTCCTGAAGTGCCCTTCGGCTTCCGCGTAATCCCCCTGGATGGCCGCGGTGATGCCGAGGCCCAGATGCGCTTCCGGGCTACCTGGGTCGCGCTCCAGGGCCGAGCGGAAGCAAGGGGCTGCCTCCACCGGACGGGCTGCGGCGAGCAGGATGTTTCCCAGCTCCACCCAGGCGGCGCTCACCTCCGGCCGCAGCCGCAGGGCTGCACGCAGGTAAGCTTCCGCTTCCTGGTAGCGACCTTGCCGCCGCAGGCTCTCGCCAAGCCCGGCCAGGGCCGCGGCATCATGCGGGTTGGCGCGCAGCAGCAGCCGGTACTGTACTTCCGCCGTCGCAGGCTGGCTTTGTTGCAGCAGCAGTTGCGCCAGGTTGATACGTGCCGGCTGAAAATCCGGACGTTGCTCCAGCGCCGCGCGGAAAGCTCGCTCGGCCCCTGCAGGATCGCTCCGGTCCCGCCGCACGGCGCCCAGATTGTTGAGGGCTTCCGGATACTGGGGCCGCAGGCGCAGGGCCTCGTGCAGGCAGGCTTCCGCCTCCGTCAGGCGTCCCAGATCCCGCAGCAGGTTGCCCAGGTTGCCATATGCATCGGCAGAATCAGGGCGGGCGTGAAGGGCGCGGCGCAGAAAGATTTCGGCCTCCGATAGCCGTCCCAGGGCGCCCAGGATCGCCCCCAGTGTGGCATTGGCTTCTGGCAGGTCCGGATACTGCGCGACGACGGCCCGGAACAGCGGCTCGGCCTCACGCAGCCGCCCTTGTCGCAGCAAATGCGCTCCCCTGTTGAAATGGCGCAGGGCCCGATCGGAAAGAGGCTGCACGATGTGGTTCCGGCTCCTGGATGAAGGCTGGCTACACCCGGGCATCAATGGATGCGGCAGCCGTTTCCTTCTTACTGATTTGTAAATTCCCTGTGAGACATCGTGGCCGGAGCAAAAACCATGTTCCTGCAGCTGGACCTGGAGATTTTTTATTGGGCAGAATGAAGACAGCGGTGAGTTTCGGCTCGCCGATAGAGCTTGCCTACTCCAATCATGCATACCGGAGGAAACATGGCGCTCACCGCAATCTCTCCCGAAAGCGGGAACCAATTCGTCGATGCGTTTATCAATAACGGTCGGCACTACGTCAACGCCCCGAATGACGACGGGACACCAAACACCTCTCCTT includes the following:
- a CDS encoding CapA family protein, with the protein product MTSRSPLRIALTGDSILMRRLGTLTDPQLRPLFDIVRDADVAFTNLECLPNGYRGDPALESGGSHFAAPPWVIDELVDAGFDLFATATNHCLDYSISGLLAAKEELDRRGVLYAGIGQHLGEARMPVYREHPHGTVAMLSCASTFAKGQEASPQTAEMQGRPGLNPLRFDTVHQVTPAQLSALRGVAEQLGLEKQRQSRIQLGFGFPLDDPDAVALGDMVFSASDQVALRTKARAKDLDAIARWIREARLVSDVVMVSVHAHEQGASKEDPAEFLVASARQMIDEGADMVVGHGPHLLRGMEIYRGKPIFYSLGNFIGQNELVARLPMDSYERFRADPALTPAAVYRKRTDDDRKGFPSDRRFWETVMPVCIYAEGKLSSIDIHPVTLGLGEARHLRGRPRLAEGEEARSILRRFAALSAPFGVTMDIAGDKARVTVA
- a CDS encoding ABC transporter substrate-binding protein; its protein translation is MIRIARPLAAAATIALALSAGPVSAQKLTLATKLQLTTLDPHFFNGFPTASAHAQVWEGLAQINERLELEPALAESWSLIDNHTWEFKLRRDVRFHDGTPFTADDVVATIARVPNVPNSPALFTSFIRSVKEVVKVDDHTVRVITSTPAPTQPFDLARIFIIPARDASATTTDFNGGRVNGTGPYRFVRWENGTSMTLSRNDAWWEGREPWEQVELRTIASDASRVAALLAGEVDGIDLVPTADKKRISSDSRFRSVSGTAGVVQYIALDAAREQSPFVSAAPGQPALRGNPLMDKRVRRALSLSINREALTERLMEGSATPASQFLPSEFEGTSPNLRPDAFDPDRAKALLREAGYPNGFRLTLHSTNDRYPKDGQIAQAIGQMWTRAGLNVTVEGVPGQVFFAAATRQEYSAFSAQYGVNQASDGLRAVIHTNDAQAGLGAANRTRFSNPRVDALVVAALTEMDTEKRRQAEHQAIEAAMEEQAIIPLFHPTWDFAVRKGLNVVSRPERRFNALMVRPAE
- a CDS encoding tetratricopeptide repeat protein, whose translation is MLRQGRLREAEPLFRAVVAQYPDLPEANATLGAILGALGRLSEAEIFLRRALHARPDSADAYGNLGNLLRDLGRLTEAEACLHEALRLRPQYPEALNNLGAVRRDRSDPAGAERAFRAALEQRPDFQPARINLAQLLLQQSQPATAEVQYRLLLRANPHDAAALAGLGESLRRQGRYQEAEAYLRAALRLRPEVSAAWVELGNILLAAARPVEAAPCFRSALERDPGSPEAHLGLGITAAIQGDYAEAEGHFRTTLALKPDLAAAHNSLGDTLRNRKAFAAAEASLRHALRLAPGLAEAQVNLAFTLLQTGRDEEGWAAYEHRWNAAPWIHEPQSLPGQPWRGENLGGQSILLQAEQGLGDTLQFVRYATRFPPETHVVLRVQRPLVRLLQRLPGIAGVQAMDEPPPRLDWHAPLLSLPHRLRGMAAPVVPYLAAEPSRVMSWRERLAHLPGARIGLAWAGSPGMAADARRSMPLHLLEPLADLTGASFVSLQRGAAADALSRLPLERPAMDGDGFEDTAALVMALDLVISVDTAVLHLAGGLGQPVWLLNRYDSCWRWQEGREDSPWYPGLRQFRQPAPGDWVSVVRKLQAALARQEWRPEAGNR